Proteins from a single region of Halogeometricum borinquense DSM 11551:
- a CDS encoding ABC transporter permease, with amino-acid sequence MYGLFLCGLGVAQMLGIGASPNYDPGSEHGFVIIQSNIAYFGSLIAIFAGYASVTSDQASGRIRLLLKLPYARWRYVFEKYLGEGLALGTFTALAILGGLTVSATIYGQPPVLTAVTVPLLSIGYLFVWLSFAVATSVVAKTGRQAITVVISVYLLPMAWTLVTPAVSWLVGDDPALFLFVERLLPMNAYFAATNWAIGVPNSHGPARDVLTKVLTDIPRPTTIIVSELFESVPWFLSGWVSVLVLVIWGLVPMLLACRRFATADIA; translated from the coding sequence CCCAACTACGATCCTGGCTCCGAACACGGATTCGTCATCATCCAAAGTAATATCGCGTACTTCGGAAGTCTCATCGCAATCTTCGCTGGATACGCCTCTGTTACGAGCGATCAAGCGAGTGGACGAATACGACTGCTACTGAAACTCCCGTACGCCCGCTGGAGGTACGTTTTTGAGAAGTATCTCGGCGAAGGACTCGCACTCGGTACGTTTACCGCGCTCGCAATTCTCGGCGGACTCACAGTTTCGGCGACTATCTATGGCCAGCCACCGGTTTTGACAGCAGTCACTGTCCCGCTGTTATCGATCGGCTATCTGTTCGTTTGGCTCTCGTTTGCGGTGGCCACCTCAGTGGTCGCTAAAACTGGCCGTCAGGCGATTACCGTCGTTATCTCTGTATACTTACTGCCGATGGCTTGGACGTTAGTAACGCCAGCTGTAAGCTGGCTGGTTGGAGATGATCCCGCCCTCTTTCTGTTCGTAGAGCGACTGCTTCCGATGAACGCGTACTTTGCCGCGACTAATTGGGCGATCGGTGTCCCAAACTCACATGGTCCCGCGAGAGACGTATTAACAAAGGTTCTTACCGATATTCCGCGGCCAACGACGATTATCGTATCTGAGCTTTTTGAGTCAGTTCCATGGTTTCTCTCAGGATGGGTATCGGTTCTCGTACTTGTAATATGGGGACTCGTTCCAATGCTACTGGCTTGTCGGCGGTTTGCGACTGCCGATATCGCCTAG